TCGCGGGACAAGCTGCGCTCCACGCAGATATTGAGCCGGCACAACATAGGCATTCCGACCACCGCGTTCGTGCGTGACCGCACCAGCGTGTTGCCCGCCATCACCCACGTGGGCGGCGCGCCGGTGATCATCAAGTTGCTCGAGGGTACCCAGGGCATCGGCGTGATCTTGGCGGACAACACCAAGATCGCCGAGGCCATCATCGAGACCCTACAAAGCGCCAAGCAGAACGTGCTCATCCAGAAGTTCGTCAAGGAGAGCAAGGGCCGCGACATGCGGGCGTTCGTGGTCGGGGATCGCGTGGTGGCGGCCATGCGGCGCATCGCCGTGGGCGAGGAGTTTCGGAGCAACGTGCACCGCGGCGGACGCGCCGAGCCGGCGAACATCGACCCAGCCTACGAGCGCATCGCGATCCACGCTGCGCAGATCATGGGGCTCCGCGTCGCCGGTGTCGACATGCTGGAGACGGAAGACGGTCCCAACATCTTGGAGGTGAACTCGTCGCCGGGGCTCGAGGGAATAGAGACCACGACGGGTATCGACGTGGCCGATGCCATCGTGGAGCACCTCGAAGAACAGGTGCTGTTCCCGGATCTGGATTTGCGTCAGCGCCTCACGCTCAAGAGCGGCTATGGCGTCGCGGAGTTCTCCGTGGGGGCGGACTCCGAGCTCGCGGGCAAGCTGCTGCGGGATTCCGGTCTCCGGGAGCGGGACGTGCAGGTGCTCAGTATCACCCGAGGGAGCATCATCATCCCGAACCCGCGTGGGGATCGCGAGGTCTTGCCGGGGGACGTGCTCTTGTGCTTTGGAAAACACATCACTCTGAAGGGCTTCATCCCCCCCGCGGAGCGCCGCCCGAGGCGAAAGAAGAAGAAGTCCCAGAGGGAAGGGAGCGCGAGCTGAGCCGAAGCGACACGCCGTTCGTCATTGGGGGAACCCGAATTCGGCGAGGCGAGACCCAGGACATCGCGCTCCAAGTGAGCGAGACCACGCTGGGACTT
This portion of the Polyangiaceae bacterium genome encodes:
- the rimK gene encoding 30S ribosomal protein S6--L-glutamate ligase — protein: MKIGILSRSPRAYSTRRLREACARRGHAVKVLNTLRFSMGIEQGQPELFFRNRRLSRYDAVIPRIGASITMYGTAVVRQFEQMGVFTLNSSNAISVSRDKLRSTQILSRHNIGIPTTAFVRDRTSVLPAITHVGGAPVIIKLLEGTQGIGVILADNTKIAEAIIETLQSAKQNVLIQKFVKESKGRDMRAFVVGDRVVAAMRRIAVGEEFRSNVHRGGRAEPANIDPAYERIAIHAAQIMGLRVAGVDMLETEDGPNILEVNSSPGLEGIETTTGIDVADAIVEHLEEQVLFPDLDLRQRLTLKSGYGVAEFSVGADSELAGKLLRDSGLRERDVQVLSITRGSIIIPNPRGDREVLPGDVLLCFGKHITLKGFIPPAERRPRRKKKKSQREGSAS